Proteins from one Telopea speciosissima isolate NSW1024214 ecotype Mountain lineage chromosome 1, Tspe_v1, whole genome shotgun sequence genomic window:
- the LOC122642504 gene encoding putative protein phosphatase 2C-like protein 44, with protein MGLKDLQSKFKAFAVTRFLTGNVERSKRKGSQKHSWMTPITHGFHVIEDRSLRGGGSGDLDSDSVLIQREQIQDQEVWMFGVFDAQMGNEVTGYLQSHLFDKKLNESQFRRKTKETMKKAYLSTRTQLDEGESENERTRKMGSTHAIVMNGEKVVAANMSDYRAIICRDGVANLVGKRYNRRAKRNWSLNLLSGGWHMPKIRILACETGNTGSKPSTSEPVVGVEKIDSDAEFLILASNGIWEVMNNQEAVNLIRHIDDPQEASECLAREALTRMSRSKISCLVIRFD; from the exons ATGGGTCTAAAAGATCTTCAAAGCAAGTTCAAG GCATTCGCGGTGACTCGGTTTCTCACAGGAAATGTGgagagaagtaaaagaaagggTTCACAGAAACATTCATGGATGACACCCATCACACATGGGTTCCATGTTATTGAGGATAGATCATTGAGAGGTGGTGGATCAGGGGACTTGGATTCTGACTCTGTTTTGATACAAAGAGAGCAAATCCAGGATCAAGAAGTGTGGATGTTTGGAGTCTTTGATGCTCAGATGGGTAATGAAGTTACTGGATACTTGCAGTCCCATCTGTTTGATAAGAAACTCAATGAG TCTCAATTTAGGAGGAAGACCAAGGAGACAATGAAAAAAGCATATCTTTCAACAAGAACACAACTAGATgagggagagagtgagaatgagagaacaagaaaaatgGGTTCCACACATGCCATTGTGATGAATGGAGAGAAGGTGGTGGCAGCAAACATGTCTGACTATAGAGCTATTATATGTAGAGATGGTGTGGCTAATCTGGTAGGCAAAAGGTACAATCGCAGGGCTAAGAGAAATTGGTCTCTTAATCTCCTTTCAG GTGGATGGCATATGCCAAAAATACGTATATTGGCATGTGAAACTGGCAATACTGGTAGTAAACCTTCTACCTCTGAACCAGTTGTTGGTGTTGAGAAGATTGACTCTGATGCAGAGTTTCTTATTCTGGCAAGCAATGGCATATGGGAG GTTATGAATAATCAGGAAGCTGTGAATCTCATTAGGCATATTGACGATCCACAAGAAGCTTCCGAGTGCTTGGCAAGGGAGGCTTTAACAAGAATGAGCAGAAGCAAAATATCTTGTTTAGTCATTCGTTTTGATTGA